The Buteo buteo chromosome 1, bButBut1.hap1.1, whole genome shotgun sequence sequence GCAAAGGTGCTGGGGCACACACATGCAGCCCCCTAGATCAGCCGGGGTTGCTCATCCCAAATTAATCCACAGAGGATGCTGCCCTCTTTTGGGCTCAGCGTGACTAGCAGAAATTCAGGGAAATTTGGAGAGGCCCAAGACCAGTGCATTTTGGGGCTCAAAACCTCACATAGGGGTTCTTCAACTGTGGTGACTTCCCATACCTATCTCAGTGGACATCCCAGGGGCTTCACCCACTGAGATCCAGACTGCTGTGCCTGCGGGTGGCCTCTGAGCACAGcctgggaagggaagagcaggGCCAAGGTCAGGAGCTGTCCCTGAAGGACAAGGAGATGCTTGCTGGGATGAACAGCAAGAAGATGAAGACCAGGGGTTGGGAAGGTCTCCTGGGCCTGGGGAGGACCACGGCGTCCTTACCAACTGTGAGAGCCACTAGCATTTCATCTTAATTAATGATTTTCATAAATTAATTCAGTAGATAGTAAAATAAGTTCACGGTCAGTTTAAGCAAGCCATAACAGGGTCCTGTGCTCCCCCAGAAGGGAGGAGTAGGGACCGAGCACTGCCAAGCCCTCCCAAGGGGTGATGCTGAGATGTCCCAGTGCCatctgcagcagcctggggatggctgactgctcccagcacccccacaCCGCTACCTgcaaggggagaggggaggccAGAGCTTCGGCAGTTCCTGCAGGCTCCTGCACCCTGGCAGGtgctgcccctgcagcagcactcagggctgggtgccagccagccctgcctgtgccgggctcctccctgcctgcacttCCTTCTGCCACTGGCACCTCCCCGCAGTcctgggcacagccaggacagtgGCCTGCGCCGGCTTCGGGGGGCCCTGGGACTACTGCCTGACCGTGGGTTATCCCTGCCTGCACCGAGCAGCCCAGGGGCACCAGTGCCACCTCTTCTGCCCAGGTGACAGGCAGCAGCGGTGAGCCTCTGCTCTCCCCCAGAACCCCCGCGGACGTCCCTGCCTCTGGCTAGCAGAAGCACACTGGAGCCTGCTTCACCCACCTCTCCAGCATGCGGACACCGACAGCGATGATTGTGGGGCTGGTGCTGTGCCCCTGCGGGCTCCTGTTGACACTCACGGGCACGCTGGCACCCAGCTGGAGGCAGGTGAGCCTCATACCCAACCAGCCCATTGACCTCGTCTTGGAGCAGGGCATCTGGGACATGTGCAGTGAGCGGCAGAGCAGCCACAACCGCCACTGTGGGCAGGCTGATGACCTGGGCTACTTTGAGCAGGTGCCTGTGCGAGTGGCCCAAGGGCTGATGCCTACCTCGCTGGTGCTCACCTTCCTGGGCTTGGTGGTGGCTGCCCTGGGGGTTCGCTGCTGGCAGAAGGAGCCACGGCACCTGCTGGCTGGTGTGGCAGGGCTTGTGCTGCTCCTCTCAGGGCTGCTGAGCCTCGTGCCTGCCTCCTGGTACACCCATGAGCTGTGGGCACTGCCTGCACCTGCTAGCAGCATGCTGGTTGTAGGCTACAGCTTGGTGCTGAGCTACTTGGGAAGCTGCCTGGAGATCTTGGGGGGGCTGGCCCTCACCCTCAGCTTCCACCACTGCTGCAAGCAGTGCAGGGCCCCCAAactgccccccagccctgtgctgcaggctgGGCCATGCTCCACCACTGGGGCTTACCGCAATCCCTGGGACATCCTGGAGGATGAGCGAGATGGACAGCACCAGAGGAGCACCCTGCCTTGTGACTCCGACTTGTAGCCCCAGCACAGGGACAGCAGTGGGCACAGGCCAGCCCACCTGCCTGACACTAAGAGCAGCGTTGTCTCCTGACCCTCCAAGCTGTGCCATTCTCTTGGGGTACCCTCAGGGCAgactggaaacaaaaccaaggacCTGGCTTGAATCTCTGCAACCTCCTCAAAAGCCTGCTGTGCTCCGGGCCCCACAACTGTGCCAAAGCCATGCTGAGTTGAGGACCAGCCCTGGCTCCAAGTGCCTCCATGCAGCTTTTAGTTCATCCTCCTGCACTGCACAGCAAGCTTCGGCAAAGGCAGCTCCGGTGTTCCCACGTGAGCATGGTATAGGTTAGCACCTTGTAGCCTTCAGGGCTGGGAATAGGGGAGGGGAGCACCTCTCACATGTCTCTGTTCAACTCAGGGCTGcgcaaacagcaaaataaatgaagaggAATGAGTCTGTGCTGTGGGATGGTTATGGGCTTTCTGCCAGGCAGGCTGGGCTGACAGCCAGTGTGCAAGGTTAACCCAGCTCCCCCATACTTTGCCTGAAGCAGGGATGAAAGGTCTGTAAAAAGGTACAGGTAGCTTTTATAGCACCTTCCTCAAGGACTTTTCCCCCATGGTCAAAATCAGCTCTGGAAGAGGTTTCTCATTGCCTGAGTACAGCCATTTcaggggcggggggtgggggggagagagatgacagggaaaaaaatagcatataTTTCCCCTTTCATCATTAGCTTGGTGTGAGGCAGTAAAACTGGTCTCACTGGTTTGTAAGGGACACTCAGAAGGTCAGAACTGCACTATAAAATGCTGCTTGGCACCCTGCATAGGCAAGAGCTGAACCAGCTTCCTTGCAGAGCTATTTGGCCAGATTTCTACCCCAGGAGAGCCCAAAGCACCCTGGTCGGCAAGCTAAGCCTTGCTGCAGAGGGACAGTGGATTGAGATGCCCTAAGTGTGATTAAGGGATGGTACAGGATGCCCTGTGTGATGCAGGGGGAGATCAAATTCAGGTGGCTGAGAGAATGTGTTGGAGCTGGAGACTTCCCAAAAAGCCTCCCAAAGCTTTTTGCTCTGGATTGTAAGTTCCCTAGAGCTTAGAGATCTGGGAAGAGCAAACCAacctccccttcccagcccccacACAAACCACAATAGCACCAGAGATGCTGCACAACATTCCTTTATGAAAATACAGTGTCAGGGCAACATGGTCCCTTCCTCAGTGGGGctggcagctcctgcagagATCACAGAGAGGTGCATCAAGGATGAGTCTGAGCCAGCCTCCCTGGGCCCACCCCACATCTTGGCACAGGGGCTCCAGCCACAGATGGAGGGGCACAGCCCCTGTACCAGCCAAATTCTAGGCACCCCCAGGTCTtgcccctcttccccagcaggagggcagagctTGCCTCGAGAGTGGGCACCATGCCAGCGCTGGGCCTGGGGAAGGATCTGCATAtggtagcggggggggtggtgggggtgtcTTTGGGGCACCCCACAGTGGCAGGGGGGTGCCTACCAGGGCCTGCTCCAGATGCTACTCACCTCTTTCCCATCGTAAGCTTCGTTTACAAAGGTATCGCTCTTGGGTGGaagctcttcctcctcatcaTCCTCTTCCTCAGGATCGCTTTCACGGTGGTACAAGGTCAGCACTCGGGTGGAGGCAGTGCTTGAGGtcctggggaggaaaaaaagtacactGAGGATGGCATGGCCATCTCCTAGAGATGGGGCAGATCCCAAGGTCCTGCCATAAATCCCCGGTAACAGCCTGCCAGGGTGATCGGAGCTTTCCACATAGCCCAGGAGTGCCCCAGGACACCATGGCTGTCCCTGGGCGGGGAGATCATgtccctctccatccccagtTGTACctggcccagcccagccccagagcTCACCTCCTCCGCCTGTCCCGCCTCCGCATGTAGGCCAGGGcccccacagcagcaacagtgaGCAGCAGGAGAACAGCTACCCCCAGGGCAATAGGTCCTGCAACAGGCTTCACCTCTGCCTCCTCACAGTAGTTGCCACGATAGCCCAGGGTGCAGTGGCATGTCACTCGCCCAGCCTCGATAGCGCAGTCCCCGCGCAGGTTACACGTCTCACTGCTGCACGGCAcagcccccagcacctcctcaGTGCTGGGGTGTACGAGGAAGGGCTCTCCATGCTCCCGGGGgccaggggctgctggcaggctggggccagGCTGCTGAGGCTTGGGTGCAGCTGTGGGTAAGGCTGGTTTCCGTTCTTCCACATGGGACATTCTGGATGGTGCCACTGGGGGGACCTGTGTCCCCACCTCCACGGAGGGGCCTGGAGGGATGGGCATAGGTCAGCAGAAACCCAGGTGAgaccccccccttcccaaacTGGGGGAGACTGGGCAGGCTCCCCACCCCGTGCGCAGCCAGGACCCTTGCACgccccctgccacgggcaggcaCTCACAGCCAGACTCATCGGAGCCATCAACACAGTCAGGGCGCCCATTGCAGACCTGCTCTTCGGAGATGCAGCTCTGGAGGTCAGGACAGGCCTGGAGTGGGGCTAGGCAGGGCAGTGCAGGCATGCATGCCACCCCACGCACCAGGTGGTAGCCAGGGGAGCAGCGGCACAGCCGCCCTGCAGGGttgggcaggcagagctgggcacagcCCCCATTGCTCTTCGCACAGCTGTTGGTGCCTGCCAAAACAGCATGGGTTAGCATGGCCACCACGGGGCAcggctcagccccccccccaatgcccCAGCCTAGGGCAGCTCCAGACCCACCTTCCTGTGAGAACTGGCTGTAAATCCTTATGGCTACCAATTCCTGTTCCATTGGGAACCACCAGCTCTCAGCCCGCTCCAGCCGGCTGTGCCAGATCTTGCTGGAGCCTAGGAGACACATGAGGTCAGCACTGCTCCACCTCCTCTCGCAAGGGTGCCCGGAACAGGAGGTGGGGTCCCCCAGCCTGCCCTTCATCCCAGGGAGGGGCAGGCAGCACCCCATGGAGACTGGCAGACACCCCTGTGTCCTGGTGCAGTAGGAGGAGCTGGACAAAGCACAGCAAATGGACTCACCATTGGTTGAGGTCGTGCTCCAGAGCAGAAAGCCTTCTCCGATGGCAAAGAGCGAGAGGCCATGCAGTCCTTCCCGCACCACCTGGAAGCGGGATCCGTCCAGCTCAACGCTGCTGATGGtacctctctctgcagggcagagATGCGGGGACATCAGATGTGGGGGCACAGAGGGCTCCAGGCTGCACCTCAGGGCTGTGCTAGGCTGTGCCCTGTGGACTGAGCACCTGAACCACTGCTACACCCCCAGCAGTGCCCTGGCTCAGCCCACACTCACCACGGTCTGCCCAGTACAGGCGGGTGCCGGCACCCCCAAAGGCGAGGCCAGTAGGAGCCCGGGCTCTCCTCCAGACCACTCTGCGGCCAGTGCCGTCCATGGCCGCGCACTCCACTGCGGCACTGGACCGGTGGCTGCCTGCCGCCGTGACAAAGCACATGGTGGAAGCATGAGGACACAGCGCCAGCCAGGCAGcgccctgcagcccctcgcTGAGCAGCACCAGGGCCCACTGCCCCCCCGGAGCTGCCACACGGATGCTGGGCGGCTGCCCCCCAATCCAGTACAGGTTCCCACTCAGCCAGTCCAGGGCCAAGGATGTCACTGTGCCCTCCACAGCCACCGCCTGCTTCCAGGACAGCCGGCCCCAGTCTTTCAGGCGCAGCAGCCCGATGGAGTCACCCCCCACCTCCGCAAAGTACAGGCTCTTGTCTTTCACTGCGTAGTCGATGGCTGTCAGGCGGCCCACCTTGGCCAAGGGCAGGGCTTGGTGTGGGGGAAGGCCTTGGGATCCAGCCATTGCAGGCAGGTCCTTCAGGTAGACCTGGAGGAAGGAGGCAGCGCTAGGACAGGGACCCCACTCCCCTGATGACAGCGAGGACAGCAGCCCTCAGGGCCTGCTCAGGACAGTACCTGTGCCATGGCTGCCGGTGACACCAGGAGGGCAAAGGCCGAATCGCGGAGGGGCAGGCAGGTGGTCTCATCAGCGGCCAGGATCAGTCTGGCAGGGCACCGGCACTGCCCAGCATGCCTGGCGCTCAGCAGGCACAGGTGGGAGCAGCCGCGTGCCACGCACGGGTTAGGGGCTACAGGGCGCAGGGCTGGGTGCATCACCTGTGGGAAGGGCAGGCTCAGGctcacagccctgccagtgCCCAGCATGACTGACACCACGCCATGCTGCCGAGGCGCGGATGCGGCCCAGCTGGGGGCAGAATGGTGGGGCAGAGATGCTCCAAGAGGACCAGAGACCCTTGACCGCAAGGACTGCTGCCCAAAGACCACCAGGATGGGGGTACAGCTCCCAGTAGCTCTGCACTCAGAGGACAGCGGGGCCATGCAGGGTGGGACCCCCAGCAGAACTGGCACAGCAGGGTTCAGGGCTCCCCCAGGTAGGTACCTGGAGGCCGTGGGGCTGCCCGTGTCGCTTGAGCAGCACGGTTCTGTTCTTGCCGCTGGCCTTGTCCACTTGCTGCACAGACCATGCCTTCCTCTCCGACCAGTAGAGCTGCCCCTCGCACACCGCTGCTGCGAAGGGGCTCCGgacccagcccagctgcaggacctGGCAGAGAGGCTGTGAGCACCCACCCTGGCTCCCATCAGGAACCCGTCACCAGAGCCACACCACAGACCTTCACACTGGTGCCATCCAGATGTGCAGAACCAATGCTACCCAGCTTCTCATCCAGCCAGAAGATCCTCCAGGTGGGGAGGTCGAGGGCCAGTGCTGTGGGCCAACCCAGCCCCTGGGCCAGCAGCACATGCCGCCGCCTCCCATCCATGGTGGCCTCCATCAGCCGTGGGTGGCTCCCCACCTCTGACCAGTACAACAGCCTGGTGGGAAGAGAGGTGCTGGCCCACAGACCTGGCACAGCATTGTCCCAGTACCAGGGCAGCCCAGAGGAGCAGCACGGAGCTTCCCATCCCATCAGGGATGCACTGAGAGCTCCAcccagggcaggggcaggtGCCTTCTTCCCCACTTGCACACCCCCAACAGCACCCAGGTGAGGCCATCCCAActcttccccagcctgtccACCTGCCTCTGTGGAGGaaagcagggcagggcagggatggcAAGTCTTGTCCCAGACTTACCCTGCCAGAGGCTGGAGCACCAGGGAGTGGGGCTGGTCCAGGTCTCCATCCATCACCACAGTGTACTCTGGTATCCCTCGCCAGGCAGCCCCCAGGCGAGTGGCCAgcacctgccctgctgctccatCTGTCCAGTACAAGTTCCTCCCAAGCCAGTCCACTGCTACACAGTCTGATCTCACACCTGCAATGCACTCAAGAGTCAGCACCCGTGGGGTGACAGCTGCATGGCCCTTTGGCACAATGCTCCCCACCCAGGTCCCCTCCATCCCAAGTGGTCTGGCTCCACCCAACCCTGCTCCCACCAGCACCTCTCCACACAAGGGGACAGACCCTGGCACCCACTGCAACCTGGAGACTGCACAGCCACAGAGAGGCCAGCCCTGCTAACCCCACGCTGTCACAGCCCACCTTTCACCAGTGTGCCTTTCTTGCCCGAGTCAAGGTCCTGCCAGCGGATGCTCTCTGTGGCCAAGTCCATCCAGAAGACTTTCCTCTCCACCAGGTCATAGTCGAGCGAGAAGACAACGTGATCCTTGTCAGTAGCCAGTAGCACCTCCTCACGCCCACTCCGCAGGCCATAGGACAACACCTCTGACTGCACGGCCACAAGCAACATGGGCTCTGGTCCTGGGGCAACACAGGCACCCAGACTCTGCTCAGTGCTGGTGGCCCCAGCACACACAGGCAGGAATCATGGCGCTTACAGGCATGTGAGCCTGCTGGGACTTGGCCCTGCCGCACAGCATGTTCCTTAGCTAGTGCAGGTGGATCTTCCAATCAGCCACGGGCTGGCAAGCAGCAGGTCACAGCTGAGTGAGGCCCGGGAGGCCACATGGCAGAGGGGACAGGACCATTCATGGGACTACAAGGCTCGCGGGCAGCAGGCACGAGGGGCAGGTACCCACCGACTCCTGGTGTACCCTAGAGTGCCATGGACCCTCGGTGCTGCTTGACTGTCACAGGGCTTACCAGTGAGTTTGCAGACACGTCCGTCAGGCTCCAGCAGGTAGCCAGGGAGACAGCCACAGCTGTAGGACCCTGGGGCATTGAGGCACGTCTGGCTGCAGGCTCTCTCACCCCGCTCCGCACACTCGTCTATGTCCACGCAGGACAGATCGTCCTCGGCCAGCCGATAGCCTGGGTCACACCAGCACCGCTGCGGGGAAAGGGGCTGTCAGGGTCCTGCCTTGGGGACACATGAggctccctcctgcagctggacCAGGGCCGCATGGTGGGGTAAGCCCCTGGACCAGGACTGCTGGCACTTACAGGGCCCTGGGGCGAGGGGTAGCAGAGATGAGTGCAGGACAGCTGGCAGGGCACAGAGCAGTTCCCCCCCTCATCTGAGCCATCTGCGCAGTCCTGCTGGCCATCACACACCAGGGATGCATTCAGGCAGGCCCTCAGCCCACATGGGTACTCGTGACTCTGGCAGGGAGCAGGTTGGCCTGCAGGGACATGTAGGGAAGCCTGCCCTGAGCCTCATCCACCAGCTCCTTTTGCTCAGCTGGGGCCGATTCAGCTGCTCCCGCAAGGTGCCCAGGGCTCACTGCAGCCACCTTCAGAGCTGTGCCTGTAGCCTGGCTTCAGGTTATCCCAATCCCAAGGCCACCAGCCCTATAGGAACAACAGCTACCTGGGGCCTGGAACCACCACAAATGCTTGGAAGAAGCAAGCAGCACACAGGGCCTTTCGCCTCTGTACAGACACGTCCCCACCTCCCTCTGTGCTGGGCACCCACCAACCACCCCTGGGTGAGACACAGAGGGGATAAAACCAGGGTGTTGCTCACAGCCAGCCTCATCACTGCCGTCTGTGCAGTCACTCTCTCTGTCGCAGCGCCAGACATCAGGGATGCACTCATGGCCATGGGAGCAGCCCCACTGCTGGTCCCCACACAGCCTTTCCTCCCAGGGACAGCCCTACAAAGAGCAGAGGGTGAACAGGGCCACCAGCCCTCCTGGGAGTGAGCAGGGACAGGCTGTGTCCCCACCACCCCACTCACCTGCTCGTCTGTGCCATCCCCACAGTCGGTGGCACCGTCACAGCGCCAGGCCTCCGGCACACACTCCCTGCTGTGGGGACACGCCACCTCACCCGTACGGCAGAGCAGCGGCCGGGGCACGGTGCAGCCCTCCTCATCCGAGCCGTCCCGGCAGTCATGGTCGCCATCGCAGCGCAGGGCCAGGGCCACACATTGCCCACTCCGGCAGGGGAACTCAGCAGGACTGCACTCCTTCGGCACTGTGGGCAGGTCCAGGGCTGAGCGGGGGCACTgttcccatccctgtccccatccccatccccttcccacCAGTGCAGGCATGGCACTGAGCAGGGTACAGCCCCTCCAGCTGCTCAGCAGGTTGCCCCAGGCAGTGCCTGCTCCTGGACCCACAGGAAACTTGGTGCACCCACCTGTGGGACAGGCAACCCCCAGAAGCCCCTGTCCCATCCAGACCCAGGGTCTCACCACAGCCCTGCTCGTCGGTGTGGTCCAGGCAGTCGGCGTGGCCGTCACACAGCCAGCTCTCAGGAATGCAGCGGGTAGCAGCATCACAGCGCAGGGCGCACTCCTGCGTGGGGCTCCAGCAGCCTGTCTCATCCGAGGCATCAGGGCACTGTGGCACCCCATCGCAGCGCTCCGCAGCCCCGATGCATATGGCTCCGGTCACACAGTGGAAGGCCCCTGGGGAGACAAGGCGCCTTGCTAAGCCTGTAGTAGGCAGCCAGGGTGCCCAGACACTCTGCTAGCCCCCCAGTGACCTAGAATGGCCCCATGCTACAGCGAAAGGGCTTGGTCCCTCCTAGTCAGTGCATCTCCAGCAGCCTAGGTCCCAAGCAAGGCCAGTGAGGCAGTCTCAACTCAGCCACATCTAGGTCACCACGAGCAGTGGGGCCAGCCCTATCCCCTTCTGACAGCACCTCCAGCCCAGCACCAAGCTCAGAAGAAACCAGTATGCCACATCACAAGCACCAGAGCCCAGGACACACTCAGACCTTCCCAGGGCCTCACCCCACCAACCCCACCAGGAAGCAGCCAGAAGCCCTGGCACAGGGCAACCCAGCTGCACAGGGGACTGAAGAACGGCTCCTACCTGGGGTGTCACAGAGCTGGGCACACCCGTCCTCATCAGAGCCATCTGCACAGTCCTTCTCCCCATCACACATGTACTCCTGGTCCACGCACTCGGTGCCGTCACGGCAGGGCACATGCGTGCGAGGACAGGAGAGATGGAGGACTGGGGTCAGGGGGCGTGCAGGGCTGGATGGGAGGGGCGGCACTACCCATGCAGGACTGGTTGGACGCTGGGTGATAGTAGTTGGCCATGGGGTAGTGGTCTTGGTTGTCAAGGACcaagtggtggtggtggtagtggtggtggtggtggcaggtgGTTGCGCAGTGGTCGTCTTGGTTGGCGTGGTCCGGGCAGTGGTTGGTGCTGGGGTGGTCTTGGTTGATGTGGACTGGCTGGTGATGGTTGGTGATGTGGTAGCCTTGCTGGTTGGTGCACAAGTAGTGGTGGGCACAGCAGTGGTCTTGCTTGGTGTAGGTCTTGTGGTGGAGGTAGTGGGCTGAGCAGCAGTGGTACTTGTTGTCTTCATAGTGGTGGCCACAGGTGGAGGGAGCGGCAGGGCAGACTCCTTGCTTGGTGGCACTGGCCGAGGCACAGGAACATGAGCCTGGATTTGGGGCTGTGCCATCCCCACACTCCAGGCACCTCCAAGAGCACCCCACATAGCCACCAGCAGCCAGGCACCCTGCCCCAGCTCGGAGCACCACGGGCCACCCAGCCCCATCAGGTACAGCACCAGGGCCAGGCACAGAGCCATGGCCACTCTTACCAGCCTGCAGCTCCAAGCCTACGAAGGCCACCACTCCCTGCACGCCTGCTGCCGGCATGGACAGCACAAGGGCCAGCGTCCTCCGgtcccacagcagcagagccGTCCCGTTTGCTGATACCAGGTATGGTTCAAAGGCAGCCACAAGGCCATGGGACCAGCTGGGTGCCAGCGTGACTGCTTGCTGCTTGGTCAGACTCAGTACCCGTAGGCCTGCAAGGCAGAGGGATGGTGTAGGACCCTGGGGCCCACAGGCACCCCTTGTGGCCCACCCCATGCCCCCATAACCCACGGCTATGGCAGGGACCTCATGGCTGAGGCCAGGGGCTGAGCCATGGGACAGAGTCTGCCCCAAGAGCACCCCACTGCCCAGGCAGGGAGCTACTGCATGTAGGGCATGGCTTGTCACTCCTGCCTATAGCGACCACCTCcgctctccctgctcccaggaCTCACCCAGGACTGAgctccagagcaggctgaagccTCTGCTATCCATGGCTGCAGGCAGGTCTCCAGGCCAGGTCTCATTCCAGGCATCCCACGGAGCACCCCCAGCCaggctcagctgctgcaggggctgcccACGGGCTAACCAGTATAGAGCGCCCCGCTGCCAGTCCAAGAAGAGGTGCTGGATGCTGCTGCGAGCACGGTGCAGGATGTGTGGGGACATGTCAGACGCCTGGATCACTCCAATGTCCCTCCGGTTACACGCAAGCCAGTACAGGTCCCCCGAGCGGATGTCCACACGGGCAGAGCAGACTTGGCAAGAGTAGGCAGGCAAGCAGTTACAAGGCTGTGCCATGACCCCGCTTCTCTGCCTAGTCCCCCCTGCCCCTAAAACCAGGGCACAGCTGCCCAGTGTCTCGGCACAGCCCCAGCGTGGGCACCACGGGACTACGGGGCTCTGCACCCAGGAGATGCTCAGGCCTCAGGGAGCACGCCCTCCATCACCCCATAGGGTCTCACCTGGCAGCCCAGTTGCAACGGCCTCTCTCCTACCAGGGTGCCCCACAACACGCAGCAGCGTCCCATGGTCATCTGTCCCGTAGAGCACCGACCTCTGCCAGTCCACGTCTTGCAGATGGAGGGGCTCCTGCCACTCCTGCACCCGTTTGCTGCGTGCTCCAGGGCCCACCTGCACCAGGGAGATGGCCTTCCCCGATGCATACACGATGGACAGCTCTGCAGGGTGCAAGGGCAGTGTGTGAGCATGGCTCCAGGGGCACTGGATGGGGTCACCAGCATAAACCAAGGCAGAAACGTAACAGCACTGGTGTGTGCTGGGAACCTCATCCCATCAAAGTCACAGCCCCTTACAGCATCCCTCTGACTCCCACAGTGATGTGTCCCAGCCCCGGCAGCCAAGCCCACCTTGCAGACACTGCTTACCTGTGCACTTCCCCgagggcaggaggaaaaggcCCTCTGGACATGCACACTTGTAGCCCCGAGGGTGCACAGGGGACAGAAGGCAAAGGTGACTGCACAGGCCCGGAGCACATGCAGCAGTGTCCCCTGGAAGCAAGGGGACATTAAGAGCTCAGGCAGCCATGACCGCCCATGCCTCTCCTGATACCCCAAAAACACAGGCTGTCCCAGGGCTGGATGTGGGCTGACTACCCCAGGCAGGGTAGCAGCGTCACTTGAGGTAGGAGGGCTCAGGTCTACCTGAAGACATGGGACTCGGCTGCTTTCCTACAGGTTCATACGTCCCCTCTCCCACAACCCCTCATCACAGAACCAGGATAGCCATCGGGCAGGACCCAGTGAGCTCCAGGacccagcacagcctcccccagcacccagggaagcagcagggatgctgccagccctgcactGGTGTGGGCACCCGGCAGGATACTTACGGggaggctgctgcagtgcaTGCAGGACAGTGAAAGCCGAGACAGGGGCGCGGAGCAACACTGCATGCTCCTGGGGAGACACCCAGGTTGCCGACACCAGCTCCGTGCCATCAGTCCAGAAGAACCGGCTCTCAAACACAGCCAGGCCCAGTGGCTCCGTGTGGCTCCGCAGGACAGCGGGAAAGGAGTGGCGCCCACTGCCATCCACCTGCAGCGTCTCAATGGACTGGGGACAAGGCAAGGCATGGTGATCATGTGGCACCCCCACACCCTGGAGCTGTCCCACAGCCACGGGGCTCACAGTGGTGCCTTCTGCCTCCCAGCCCAGGGATGTGTGGCCAGACCTGGGCACTGCTCCGTGCTCCCTCCCATGCCTTGGTTGTAGCCACAGGGGAACCAGGGCCaccctccccactcccacctCATTGCCATCCagcacctgggggggggcagaaccCTGCTGCCCTGCATCCCTACCTCCTTGTACTCGCTGATCCAGTACAGCCTGCCAGCCACATGGTCCAGGCTCAGCCCCACAGGCTCCTCCATGGACACCACTGTAAGCTCCCGCCGGTTTGAACCATCCATACCAGCTGCAGCAATGACTGTTCGGCCCCTCTGCCCTCGATTGACCCAGTACAGGGACCTGGGGGCAGGCACTAAGCACCCACTTCACAGCATAACACCAGTGCTGccacagccccacagcaggCATGACATGGTCAGCACCAGCATCACTCACCCAGGAGCCCGGGGCCAACCCTGGCTCACTCACACCTCACCTTGCAGTCGGATGCACTGTCAGCTGCTCTGGTGCCAcatccttccccagcactgtcACGTAGCCCCTGCCATCGCCCAGCCCCGCGCAGATGGCTGCAGGGTGGCTACTGGCCCAGTACAGCTGGCCTGTGAACCAGTCCACAGAGATGCTGTTCACCTCCCCGGCATCTGCAGAGATAGAGCAATTTAAGGCACACCACCCCTGCTCCAGGCCAGGAGGCAAAACTCATGTTGCCCCTTCCTCTACAGgaaaggcagggctggggtggcagGCCAGCTCTCAGCTCCCATCTCAGC is a genomic window containing:
- the CLDN23 gene encoding claudin-23 — encoded protein: MRTPTAMIVGLVLCPCGLLLTLTGTLAPSWRQVSLIPNQPIDLVLEQGIWDMCSERQSSHNRHCGQADDLGYFEQVPVRVAQGLMPTSLVLTFLGLVVAALGVRCWQKEPRHLLAGVAGLVLLLSGLLSLVPASWYTHELWALPAPASSMLVVGYSLVLSYLGSCLEILGGLALTLSFHHCCKQCRAPKLPPSPVLQAGPCSTTGAYRNPWDILEDERDGQHQRSTLPCDSDL